From Candidatus Thermokryptus mobilis, the proteins below share one genomic window:
- a CDS encoding electron transfer flavoprotein subunit beta/FixA family protein, with translation MKIAVCVNRVPDTETRVKIGPDGKTIDKSGVNFILNPYDEFAVEEALKTKEKFGGEVVVISLGGSENVEVIRKALAMGADRGILLKDDSQRDTFSIAKALAEVLKELSPDIIFFGKQSIDYDDQAMPSLVAELLGLPSITVVVKLEINSDGTVIAEREIEGGREKVRGKLPIVIGAQRGLNEPRYPSLKGIMAAKNKPVEEREAPKFDNKTEVIEMLLPPPKKPGRIIGTDASAVSELVRLLREEAKVI, from the coding sequence ATGAAAATTGCTGTTTGTGTAAACAGAGTCCCTGACACTGAAACAAGAGTAAAAATTGGTCCAGATGGAAAAACAATTGACAAATCGGGTGTAAACTTCATTTTAAATCCATATGATGAATTTGCTGTTGAAGAAGCTCTTAAGACAAAAGAAAAGTTCGGGGGTGAAGTCGTTGTCATATCGCTTGGTGGTAGTGAAAATGTTGAGGTCATAAGGAAGGCATTGGCAATGGGTGCAGACAGAGGAATACTTTTAAAAGACGACTCACAAAGAGATACCTTTTCAATCGCTAAAGCATTAGCCGAAGTTTTAAAAGAGCTCTCGCCAGACATCATATTTTTCGGAAAACAATCAATTGATTACGATGACCAAGCGATGCCAAGTTTAGTTGCCGAACTTCTTGGTCTCCCGTCAATAACTGTCGTTGTCAAGCTTGAGATCAATTCAGATGGAACGGTGATAGCCGAACGCGAAATTGAGGGTGGAAGGGAGAAGGTCCGTGGTAAACTTCCAATTGTAATTGGAGCTCAACGGGGATTAAATGAACCAAGATATCCTTCATTGAAGGGGATAATGGCAGCGAAAAACAAACCAGTTGAAGAAAGAGAAGCGCCCAAATTTGATAACAAAACAGAAGTAATTGAAATGCTTTTACCTCCGCCGAAGAAACCAGGTAGAATAATTGGCACTGATGCAAGCGCTGTCTCTGAGCTTGTCAGGTTGTTAAGGGAGGAAGCAAAGGTTATTTGA